A part of Sander vitreus isolate 19-12246 chromosome 8, sanVit1, whole genome shotgun sequence genomic DNA contains:
- the c8h11orf58 gene encoding small acidic protein produces the protein MTSPEKRHGSKRPASPSDDGPTQWASADLGSNERKQKFLRLMGASKKEPTGRLVIGDHKSTSHFRSGQEDRQMNEQLEMQYQQSMDGKLSGRNRRHCGLGFSEPEPELLPSPPVDSQTKATEPEESTSEEEPANTQDEGSDPSPKERTSDQYEASSDSSEEEQKHGCETAFVKSA, from the exons ATGACTTCTCCAGAGAAGAGGCATGGATCAAAACGACCGGCGTCTCCAAGTGAT GATGGGCCTACCCAGTGGGCATCAGCCGATCTGGGAAGCAATGAAAGGAAGCAAAAGTTTTTACGTTTGATGGGCGCTAGCAAG AAAGAACCCACCGGACGCCTCGTCATTGGTGACCACAAGTCGACATCCCACTTCCGCAGTG GGCAGGAAGATAGGCAGATGAACGAGCAGCTAGAGATGCAGTACCAGCAGAGCATGGACGGGAAGCTGTCAGGCCGGAACCGGAGACACTGTGGCCTGGGTTTCAGCGAG CCTGAGCCAGAGTTGTTGCCCTCCCCACCAGTGGACAGTCAGACAAAAGCAACAGAGCCAGAGGAGTCAACCAGTGAAGAGGAACCCGCAAACACGCAGGACGAAGGCAGCGACCCCAGCCCAAAGGAGCGGACCTCAGACCAGTACGAGGCCAGCTCAGACAGTAGTGAGGAAGAACAGAAACACGGCTGCGAAACGGCCTTTGTGAAGTCAGCGTAG